One Pempheris klunzingeri isolate RE-2024b chromosome 22, fPemKlu1.hap1, whole genome shotgun sequence DNA segment encodes these proteins:
- the gnsa gene encoding N-acetylglucosamine-6-sulfatase, translating into MGSKRSCPLTLLNCVLICVTLWSYLSSGVFAKSYWRPNIVLILTDDLDIAIGGLSPLNKTKKLIGDAGISFTNAFVASPLCCPSRASILTGKYPHNHHVINNTLEGNCSSKAWQKGEEAHTFPALLRASAGYQTFFAGKYLNQYGHAEAGGVEHVPPGWNYWVGLEMNSKYYNYTLSVNGKVEKHGADYSKDYLTDVLANRSLDFLQYKSNYQPFFMMVSTPAPHSPWTAAPQYQNSFNTTKAPRDPSFNIHGKDKHWLIRQAKTPMTNSSVQFLDDAFRKRWRTLLSVDDLVEKIIKRLEVRGELDNTYIFFTSDNGYHTGQFSLPLDKRQLYEFDIRVPLMVRGPNIKPNQTSQLLVANVDLGPTILDIAGYNVNKTQMDGMSFLPVMEGKVNSSSWRTDFLVEYEGEGSKVSDPACPLLGPGVSECFPDCVCEDSYNNTYACVRTVAPSANLQYCEFDDNEVFAEVYNVTADPYQLTNIAKTIDQEVLEKMNHRLMMLQSCSGQSCRTPGVYDPRYKFDPRQMFPSHSWRLSRLRQRMK; encoded by the exons ATGGGCTCAAAGCGCTCGTGTCCGCTCACCTTATTGAATTGTGTCCTTATCTGCGTCACTTTGTGGAGCTACCTGAGCAGCGGTGTGTTTGCCAAGTCATACTGGAGACCAAACATTGTTTTGATCCTCACTGACGATTTGGACATCGCTATCGGGGGTCTG AGTCCACTTAACAAGACGAAAAAACTCATTGGTGATGCAGGGATATCATTCACAAATGCA TTTGTTGCCAGCCCGCTGTGCTGCCCCAGCCGAGCCAGCATCCTGACGGGGAAGTACCCCCACAACCACCACGTCATCAACAACACGCTGGAGggaaactgcagcagcaaagcGTGGCAGAAGGGCGAGGAAGCCCACACCTTTCCTGCACTGCTGAGGGCGTCCGCTGGCTACCAGACCTTCTTCGCTGGGAAATATCTCAACCAG TACGGCCATGCGGAGGCTGGTGGAGTGGAGCACGTTCCTCCAGGCTGGAACTACTGGGTCGGACTG GAGATGAACTCTAAATACTACAACTACACTCTGTCAGTGAATGGAAAGGTTGAGAAACATGGAGCAGACTACAGCAAAGACTACCTGACAGACGTACTG gccAACAGGTCTCTGGACTTCCTCCAGTATAAATCCAACTACCAGCCGTTCTTCATGATGGTGTCCACGCCGGCCCCCCATTCCCCGTGGACAGCGGCTCCTCAGTACCAGAACAGCTTCAACACCACCAAAGCTCCCAGAGACCCCAGCTTCAACATCCACGGGAAG gacaaacacTGGCTGATTAGACAGGCCAAAACCCCCATGACCAATTCCTCTGTTCAGTTTCTGGATGATGCTTTCAGGAAACG GTGGAGAACTTTACTGTCAGTGGACGACCTGgtggagaaaataataaagagGTTGGAGGTCAGAGGTGAACTGGACAATACCTACATCTTTTTTACCTCTGACAACGGCTACCACACGG GTCagttctctcttcctctggatAAGAGGCAGCTCTACGAGTTCGACATCAGAGTTCCTCTCATGGTCAGAGGCCCAAATATTAAACCCAACCAGACCAGCcag TTGTTGGTGGCGAACGTCGACCTCGGTCCGACCATCCTGGACATCGCCGGCTACAACGTCAACAAGACACAGATGGACGGCATGTCCTTCCTGCCCGTTATG GAAGGGAaggtgaacagcagcagctggagaacaGACTTCCTGGTGGAGTACGAAGGAGAGGGGAGCAAGGTGTCGGACCCCGCCTGCCCTCTGCTGGGACCAGGAGTGTCG GAGTGTTTCCcagactgtgtttgtgaggACTCGTACAACAACACCTACGCATGTGTGCGCACCGTCGCCCCCTCTGCCAACCTGCAGTACTGCGAGTTTGACGATAATGAG GTGTTTGCAGAAGTGTACAACGTGACAGCAGACCCCTACCAGCTGACCAACATCGCAAAGACCATCGACCAGGAAGTGCTGGAGAAGATGAACCATCGGCTGATGATGCTGCAGTCCTGCTCCGGACAGTCGTGCCGGACACCCGGCGTGTACGATCCGAG gtATAAATTTGACCCTCGACAGATGTTCCCCAGCCACAGCTGGCGGCTCAGCAGACTCAGACAGAGGATGAAATGA